The following coding sequences are from one Cystobacter fuscus DSM 2262 window:
- a CDS encoding substrate-binding domain-containing protein: MKPIFRRLAFGLSAMAALLTASGALAQDKQVNLGVAIPAATHGFTGGIVWWANEAKKELEKQHPGLKITVKTAANASEQANQLQDLLTVNKINTLVVFPFESASLTRPVAQVKGKGVYVTVVDRGLTDTSAQDAYVAGDNTAFGRIPAEYLAKRLNGKGNIVALRGIATTIDNERMDAFKAVLKNYPDIKLLDARYANWNRDDAFKVMQDYLTRFKQIDAVWAADDDMAVGVLKAIEQAKRTDIQEVFGGAGSKGMVKTILEGKNKLVQADVSYSPKFIYEAIKLTAEARLKGEALPPKTIIPSVLITKENAQQFYFPNSPF, encoded by the coding sequence ATGAAGCCCATCTTCCGTAGACTCGCCTTCGGCTTATCCGCCATGGCCGCGCTCCTCACCGCGTCCGGAGCGCTCGCGCAGGACAAGCAGGTCAACCTCGGCGTGGCCATCCCGGCGGCCACCCACGGCTTCACCGGCGGCATCGTCTGGTGGGCCAACGAGGCCAAGAAGGAGCTGGAGAAGCAGCACCCGGGGCTGAAGATCACCGTGAAGACGGCGGCCAATGCCTCCGAGCAGGCCAATCAGCTCCAGGACCTGCTGACCGTCAACAAGATCAACACCCTGGTCGTCTTCCCCTTCGAGTCCGCCTCGCTCACCCGGCCCGTGGCGCAGGTGAAGGGCAAGGGCGTCTACGTCACCGTGGTCGACCGGGGGCTGACCGATACCAGCGCGCAGGATGCCTACGTCGCCGGGGACAACACCGCCTTCGGCCGCATTCCGGCCGAGTACCTGGCCAAGCGCCTCAACGGCAAGGGCAACATCGTGGCGCTGCGTGGCATCGCGACCACGATCGACAACGAGCGCATGGACGCCTTCAAGGCCGTGCTGAAGAACTACCCCGACATCAAGCTGCTCGACGCGCGCTACGCCAACTGGAACCGCGACGATGCCTTCAAGGTGATGCAGGACTACCTCACGCGCTTCAAGCAGATCGACGCCGTGTGGGCCGCCGATGACGACATGGCCGTCGGAGTGCTCAAGGCCATCGAGCAGGCCAAGCGCACCGACATCCAGGAGGTGTTCGGTGGCGCGGGCTCCAAGGGCATGGTCAAGACCATCCTCGAGGGCAAGAACAAGCTCGTCCAGGCCGACGTCTCCTACTCGCCCAAGTTCATCTACGAGGCCATCAAGCTGACGGCCGAGGCGCGCCTCAAGGGCGAGGCGCTGCCCCCCAAGACGATCATCCCCTCGGTGCTCATCACCAAGGAGAACGCCCAGCAGTTCTACTTCCCGAACTCGCCCTTCTAG
- a CDS encoding ABC transporter permease, translating into MPPEPTDSLRPGATALAASEGTPLHRVRALLHGFGPLLGLIVLCIAGTLLNGDFATLDNVMNVLTRTAFIGIIAVGMCFVIISGGIDLSVGSMAALIAGAMILLMNRLAPSLGSPVSVIALGIGFALLLGALFGLAHGLLIARGGIEPFIVTLGTLGIFRAYLTYFADGGAITLDSDLSDAYGPVYYASFLLPVPVWVFLAVALGGGLILNRTAYGRYVQAIGSNEQVARYAAVDVNRIKVLTYVLLGVCVGIATVLYVPRLGSSSPTTGLLWELEAIAAVIVGGTALKGGSGTVTGTVVGAVLLSVISNILNLTSVISVYLNSAVQGFVIIGVAFMQRRRKGAS; encoded by the coding sequence ATGCCACCGGAACCCACTGACTCCCTTCGGCCGGGGGCCACCGCCCTGGCCGCCTCGGAGGGGACGCCGCTGCACCGTGTCCGCGCCCTCCTGCATGGCTTCGGCCCGCTGCTCGGGCTCATCGTGCTGTGCATCGCCGGCACCCTGCTCAACGGCGACTTCGCCACGCTCGACAACGTGATGAACGTGCTCACGCGCACCGCCTTCATCGGCATCATCGCGGTGGGCATGTGCTTCGTCATCATCTCCGGAGGCATCGATCTCTCCGTGGGCTCGATGGCCGCGCTCATCGCCGGCGCGATGATCCTCCTGATGAACCGACTGGCCCCGTCGCTCGGCTCCCCCGTGTCGGTGATCGCGCTCGGCATCGGCTTCGCGCTCCTGCTCGGCGCGCTGTTCGGCCTCGCGCACGGCCTGCTGATCGCCCGGGGAGGCATCGAGCCGTTCATCGTGACGCTCGGCACGCTCGGCATCTTCCGGGCGTACCTCACGTACTTCGCCGACGGCGGCGCCATCACCCTGGACTCGGACCTGTCCGACGCCTACGGCCCCGTCTACTACGCGAGCTTCCTCCTCCCGGTTCCCGTCTGGGTGTTCCTCGCCGTCGCGCTCGGGGGCGGGCTCATCCTCAATCGCACGGCCTACGGCCGCTACGTGCAGGCCATCGGCTCCAACGAGCAGGTGGCGCGCTACGCCGCCGTGGACGTCAACCGCATCAAGGTGCTCACCTACGTGCTGCTCGGCGTCTGCGTGGGCATCGCCACCGTCCTGTACGTGCCGCGCCTCGGCTCCTCCTCGCCCACCACCGGGCTGTTGTGGGAGCTGGAGGCGATCGCGGCGGTGATCGTCGGGGGCACCGCGCTCAAGGGCGGCTCGGGCACCGTCACCGGAACCGTCGTGGGCGCGGTGCTGCTGTCCGTCATCAGCAACATCCTCAACCTCACCAGCGTCATCAGCGTGTACCTGAACTCGGCGGTTCAGGGCTTCGTGATCATCGGCGTGGCGTTCATGCAGCGCCGACGCAAAGGCGCCTCGTGA
- a CDS encoding sugar ABC transporter ATP-binding protein, with the protein MSLAIEFRDVVKAFGPVRVLHGVSFALPPGRVIGLLGENGAGKSTLMKILSGYESATSGEVLVNGEAVHFTGSRQAEARGIVLIHQEFNLAEDLTIAQNIFLGHEKKRGWLLDDAAMNRESARVLEQVGLRASPETPVRQLIVAEKQLVEIAKALARKARLLIMDEPTATLTPGETERLFALIAQLKADGVSMLYISHKLDEVERITDEVVVMRDGRFVARSATRDVTRHQMASLMVGREASDLYPPKAPPPADVPPRLSVRGLTVPGWARDVSFDVRPGEILGFAGLVGAGRTELFEGLLGLRPREVERVELDGRRAHWRNPRDAAGDGLTYLSEDRKGKGLHVHFGLRENLTMMALSRYATPWLRPEAERQALEDAVKRFGIRTGSLDNRASALSGGNQQKLALAKVLHPDPKVVVLDEPTRGVDVGAKRDIYFLIEALAREGRAVIVISSELMELIGLCHRVAVMRGGQLRTTLEADHLTEEELIAHATGTH; encoded by the coding sequence ATGAGTCTCGCCATCGAGTTCCGTGACGTCGTGAAGGCGTTCGGCCCGGTACGGGTGCTGCACGGGGTCAGCTTCGCGCTGCCGCCTGGCCGGGTCATCGGCCTGCTGGGCGAGAACGGCGCGGGCAAGTCCACGCTGATGAAGATCCTCTCCGGCTACGAGTCGGCCACCTCGGGCGAAGTGCTCGTCAATGGCGAGGCGGTCCACTTCACCGGCTCCCGCCAGGCCGAGGCCCGGGGCATCGTGTTGATCCACCAGGAGTTCAACCTCGCCGAGGACCTGACGATCGCGCAGAACATCTTCCTCGGTCACGAGAAGAAGCGCGGCTGGTTGTTGGACGACGCGGCGATGAACCGCGAGTCCGCGCGCGTGCTGGAGCAGGTGGGGCTGCGGGCCTCTCCCGAGACGCCGGTGCGCCAGTTGATCGTGGCGGAGAAGCAACTGGTGGAGATCGCCAAGGCGCTGGCCCGCAAGGCGCGGCTGCTCATCATGGACGAGCCCACCGCCACGCTGACGCCGGGCGAGACCGAGCGCCTGTTCGCGTTGATCGCCCAGCTCAAGGCCGATGGCGTCTCGATGCTCTACATCTCGCACAAGCTGGACGAGGTGGAGCGCATCACGGATGAAGTGGTGGTGATGCGGGATGGCCGCTTCGTCGCCCGCTCGGCGACGCGCGACGTGACGCGCCACCAGATGGCCAGCCTCATGGTCGGCCGCGAGGCCTCGGACCTCTATCCGCCCAAGGCGCCCCCTCCCGCGGACGTTCCACCCCGGCTGAGTGTGCGGGGACTGACGGTGCCGGGATGGGCCCGGGACGTGAGCTTCGACGTGCGTCCCGGAGAGATCCTCGGCTTCGCGGGACTGGTCGGCGCCGGTCGCACCGAGCTGTTCGAGGGACTCCTCGGCTTGCGGCCACGCGAGGTGGAGCGCGTCGAGCTCGACGGCCGCCGCGCCCACTGGCGCAACCCCCGGGATGCCGCCGGGGACGGGCTCACGTACCTCAGCGAGGATCGCAAGGGGAAGGGCCTGCACGTGCACTTCGGCCTGCGCGAGAACCTGACCATGATGGCGCTCTCGCGCTACGCCACGCCCTGGCTGCGGCCCGAGGCCGAGCGCCAGGCACTCGAGGACGCCGTGAAGCGCTTCGGCATCCGCACGGGCTCCCTGGACAACCGCGCCTCGGCCCTGTCCGGCGGCAACCAACAGAAGCTCGCGCTCGCCAAGGTGCTGCACCCCGACCCCAAGGTGGTGGTGCTCGACGAGCCCACGCGCGGCGTCGACGTGGGCGCCAAGCGCGACATCTACTTCTTGATCGAGGCGCTGGCCCGCGAGGGCCGGGCCGTGATCGTCATCTCCTCCGAGCTGATGGAGCTGATCGGACTGTGCCACCGCGTGGCGGTGATGCGCGGCGGCCAGCTCCGCACCACGCTCGAGGCCGACCACCTGACCGAAGAGGAACTCATCGCCCATGCCACCGGAACCCACTGA
- a CDS encoding ROK family transcriptional regulator — protein sequence MNRWNGLSPGELALLDMVFWSSGLSRDALARRSAFSKTRANAVVAGLLERGLLEENGLQASSGGRRAETLRLHRGLGVLLAADLGATGLRVGVLTPDLQVLARHVESADVRQGPELVLARVRALLRQLLEQAGLSAHDVIGIGMGVPGPVNFESGQLVNPPLMPEWDGFSIRDDMKADFAAPLFVDNDVNIMALGELWRLQRSLHDFLVIKVGTGIGCGIVCQGQVYRGATGSAGDVGHICVDPSGPRCHCGNLGCVEAMAAGPAIARMARAAVEAGESALLAETLAATGTIRPEDVARASRAGDAAANAIVQRAGGLIGQMLASAVNFFNPSHIFFGGSMMRIGPLFLASLRQSIYQRSLALSTRQLEIQLSPLGEQSGLIGAAVLAMQETLRMKGAAQ from the coding sequence TTGAACCGCTGGAACGGCCTATCTCCTGGAGAGCTCGCCCTGCTGGACATGGTGTTCTGGTCCAGCGGCCTGTCTCGCGACGCGCTCGCCCGGCGCTCGGCCTTCTCCAAGACGCGAGCCAACGCGGTGGTGGCGGGGCTGCTGGAGCGGGGACTGCTGGAGGAGAACGGCTTGCAGGCCTCGTCCGGTGGCCGCCGGGCCGAGACGCTGCGGCTGCATCGGGGGCTGGGCGTGCTGCTGGCGGCGGATCTCGGCGCGACCGGCCTGCGAGTGGGCGTGCTGACGCCGGACCTGCAGGTGCTCGCGCGGCACGTGGAATCCGCGGACGTGCGCCAGGGCCCCGAGCTCGTCCTCGCGCGCGTGCGGGCGCTGCTGCGTCAGTTACTGGAGCAGGCCGGCCTCTCGGCCCACGACGTCATCGGCATCGGCATGGGCGTGCCAGGCCCCGTCAACTTCGAGTCCGGTCAGCTCGTCAACCCACCGCTCATGCCCGAGTGGGATGGCTTCTCCATCCGCGACGACATGAAGGCCGACTTCGCCGCGCCCCTCTTCGTGGACAACGACGTCAACATCATGGCGCTCGGGGAGCTGTGGCGGCTGCAGCGCTCGCTGCACGACTTCCTGGTCATCAAGGTGGGCACCGGCATCGGCTGCGGCATCGTGTGCCAGGGGCAGGTGTACCGGGGCGCCACCGGCTCGGCGGGAGATGTCGGCCACATCTGCGTGGACCCGTCCGGTCCGCGCTGCCACTGCGGCAACCTGGGCTGCGTGGAGGCGATGGCGGCGGGGCCGGCGATCGCCCGCATGGCACGCGCGGCGGTGGAGGCGGGCGAGAGCGCGTTGCTCGCGGAGACCCTGGCGGCCACCGGCACCATCCGCCCCGAGGACGTGGCGCGCGCCAGCCGCGCGGGGGACGCGGCGGCCAACGCCATCGTGCAACGCGCGGGCGGGCTCATCGGACAGATGCTCGCGTCGGCCGTGAACTTCTTCAACCCGTCGCACATCTTCTTCGGCGGCTCGATGATGCGCATCGGCCCGCTGTTCCTCGCGTCGCTGCGGCAGAGCATCTACCAGCGCTCGTTGGCGCTCTCCACGCGCCAGCTCGAGATCCAGCTCTCCCCCCTCGGGGAGCAGTCGGGGCTCATTGGCGCCGCGGTGCTGGCCATGCAGGAGACGCTGCGGATGAAGGGAGCCGCGCAATGA
- a CDS encoding replication-associated recombination protein A, whose translation MDLFDHASRKDEATLAPLAERMRPTRLEEFVGQEHLTGEGRFLRRAIQQDQVPSIILWGPPGTGKTTLAHLIAHSTGAAFESLSAVLSGVKEIRETVARAQERWKMRRQRTLLFVDEIHRFNKGQQDALLPHVEKGTVTLIGATTENPSFELNAALLSRARVVTLRGLEEEELVALLRRAVESPRGLAGKVRVDDETLTFLVQASGGDARKALTALEAAAAHGGTRVDKAIAEEALQHKALLYDKAGEEHYNVVSAFIKSMRGSDVDAALYWMTRMLEAGEDPVFIFRRMVIFASEDVGNADPRALGVAVDALRAFELMGLPEGTLPLTQAVTYLALAPKSNAVISAYAAVRAAVTEGGALPVPAHLRNAPTKLMKSLGYGAGYKYPHNFEGNYVPEDYLPSALEGRRFYTPTRNGFEREMAERYEEIQRQLESRSREPGEEG comes from the coding sequence ATGGATCTCTTCGATCACGCCAGCCGCAAGGACGAGGCCACCCTGGCGCCCCTCGCCGAGCGGATGCGCCCCACCCGCCTGGAGGAGTTCGTCGGCCAGGAGCACCTGACGGGCGAAGGCCGCTTCCTGCGCCGGGCCATCCAGCAGGATCAGGTGCCGTCGATCATCCTCTGGGGCCCACCGGGGACGGGCAAGACGACGCTCGCCCACCTCATCGCCCACTCCACCGGCGCCGCCTTCGAGTCGCTCTCCGCGGTGCTCTCCGGCGTGAAGGAGATCCGCGAGACGGTGGCGCGAGCGCAGGAGCGCTGGAAGATGCGCCGCCAGCGCACCCTGCTCTTCGTGGACGAGATCCACCGCTTCAACAAGGGGCAGCAGGACGCGCTCCTGCCGCACGTGGAGAAGGGAACCGTCACCCTCATCGGGGCCACCACGGAGAACCCCTCGTTCGAGCTGAACGCGGCGCTCCTGTCGCGCGCGCGCGTCGTCACCCTGCGCGGGCTGGAGGAGGAGGAGCTCGTGGCGCTCTTGCGCCGGGCGGTGGAGTCGCCCAGGGGCCTCGCGGGCAAGGTGCGGGTGGACGACGAGACCCTCACCTTCCTCGTGCAGGCGTCGGGAGGCGATGCGCGCAAGGCGCTCACGGCGCTGGAGGCCGCGGCCGCGCATGGAGGCACCCGCGTGGACAAGGCCATCGCCGAGGAGGCCCTGCAACACAAGGCGTTGCTCTACGACAAGGCGGGCGAGGAGCACTACAACGTCGTGAGCGCCTTCATCAAATCCATGCGGGGCTCGGACGTGGACGCCGCGCTCTACTGGATGACGCGCATGCTGGAGGCGGGAGAGGATCCGGTCTTCATCTTCCGGCGCATGGTCATCTTCGCCTCGGAGGACGTGGGCAACGCGGACCCGCGCGCCCTGGGAGTGGCGGTGGACGCGCTGCGCGCCTTCGAGCTGATGGGCCTGCCCGAGGGCACCCTGCCGCTGACCCAGGCGGTGACGTACCTGGCGCTCGCGCCCAAGTCCAACGCGGTCATCTCCGCGTACGCCGCGGTGCGCGCCGCCGTCACGGAAGGAGGCGCGCTGCCGGTGCCCGCGCACCTGCGCAACGCGCCCACGAAGCTGATGAAGTCACTGGGCTACGGCGCGGGTTACAAGTACCCGCACAACTTCGAGGGCAACTACGTCCCGGAGGACTACCTGCCCTCGGCGCTCGAGGGCCGGCGCTTCTACACGCCCACGCGCAACGGCTTCGAGCGGGAGATGGCCGAGCGCTACGAGGAGATCCAACGTCAACTGGAGAGCCGCTCGCGCGAACCGGGCGAGGAGGGTTGA
- a CDS encoding sigma-54-dependent transcriptional regulator: MSPPPPVPAPKRAKILVVDDDPIVLKAVTSILVREGYQVVSIDDAVEGLTAAKDPSIDVAVLDIKMPNLSGMDLLRGIKAVRPDVEVIMMTAFATVETAVEAVKAGAYDYLTKPFENIDEVSMTVAKAAERKSLRDRARALEEALSARNQFEELIGQSAQMRAVFKLVETVSHSTATVLIQGESGTGKELVARAIHYRSARKDKPFVAVNCSALTDTLLESELFGHVKGSFTGATSNKKGLFEAADGGTIFLDEIGDVPPATQVRLLRVLQEGEVKRVGANEPVKVDVRVIAATHVDLSRAKEQGKFREDLFYRLNVITIDLPPLRDRPEDVPLLTHHFLKVYTAKVGKRVTGFTPRALEALTCNRWTGNVRELENVIERAVVLTSKEVLDTDDLPPGFQEAPQAGAQVEVFSLAHLPYAQAKRLAMRAFERRYLTALLEKHTHNVSSAARAAGVDRSNFRRLLKQYEVAGRTMKRSKDDDDDTLDAAS, from the coding sequence GTGAGCCCGCCCCCGCCCGTCCCCGCGCCCAAACGCGCCAAGATCCTGGTCGTGGACGACGATCCCATCGTCCTCAAGGCCGTCACCTCCATCCTCGTGCGCGAGGGCTATCAGGTCGTCTCCATCGACGACGCCGTCGAGGGACTGACGGCCGCGAAGGATCCGTCCATCGACGTGGCCGTGCTGGACATCAAGATGCCCAACCTGTCCGGCATGGACCTCTTGCGCGGCATCAAGGCGGTGCGGCCGGACGTGGAGGTCATCATGATGACCGCCTTCGCCACGGTGGAGACGGCCGTGGAGGCGGTGAAGGCCGGCGCCTACGACTACCTGACCAAGCCCTTCGAGAACATCGACGAAGTGAGCATGACGGTGGCCAAGGCCGCCGAGCGCAAGTCGCTGCGCGACAGGGCGCGTGCGCTCGAGGAGGCACTCAGCGCGCGCAACCAGTTCGAGGAGCTCATCGGCCAGTCCGCGCAGATGCGCGCCGTGTTCAAGCTGGTGGAGACGGTGAGCCACTCCACCGCCACGGTGCTCATCCAGGGTGAGAGCGGCACGGGCAAGGAGCTCGTGGCGCGCGCCATCCACTACCGCAGCGCGCGCAAGGACAAGCCCTTCGTGGCGGTCAACTGCTCGGCCCTCACGGACACGCTGCTGGAGAGCGAGCTGTTCGGCCACGTGAAGGGCAGCTTCACCGGCGCCACCTCCAACAAGAAGGGCCTGTTCGAGGCGGCCGACGGCGGCACCATCTTCCTCGACGAGATTGGCGACGTGCCCCCCGCCACCCAGGTGCGCCTGTTGCGCGTGCTGCAGGAGGGCGAGGTCAAGCGCGTGGGCGCCAACGAGCCGGTGAAGGTGGACGTGCGCGTCATCGCCGCCACGCACGTGGACCTCAGCCGCGCCAAGGAGCAGGGCAAGTTCCGCGAGGACCTGTTCTACCGGCTCAACGTCATCACCATCGACCTGCCGCCCCTGCGCGATCGTCCCGAGGACGTGCCGCTGCTCACCCACCACTTCCTCAAGGTGTACACGGCCAAGGTGGGCAAGCGCGTCACGGGCTTCACGCCCCGCGCCCTGGAGGCCCTCACCTGCAACCGGTGGACGGGCAACGTGCGCGAGCTCGAGAACGTCATCGAGCGCGCCGTGGTGCTCACCTCCAAGGAGGTGCTGGACACCGACGATCTGCCGCCGGGCTTCCAGGAGGCGCCCCAGGCCGGCGCCCAGGTGGAGGTGTTCAGCCTCGCGCACCTGCCCTACGCCCAGGCCAAGCGTCTGGCCATGCGCGCCTTCGAGCGGCGCTACCTCACCGCGCTCCTGGAGAAGCACACCCACAACGTCTCCAGCGCCGCGCGCGCCGCCGGAGTGGATCGCTCCAACTTCCGCCGCCTGCTCAAGCAGTACGAGGTGGCCGGCCGCACCATGAAGCGCTCCAAGGACGACGACGACGATACCCTCGACGCCGCGTCCTGA
- a CDS encoding ATP-binding protein yields MPRGRLLLVDDEEYILKSIRRVLRRGDWQIETASDAEEGLKALERFTPEVVISDFRMPGMNGVEFLSRVKAQVPRAQRIMLTGQADQQAIEEAINRSEIFRFISKPWNDSHLVLTVKSAFEQYALQAENERLLRVTQQQNEELRRLNAELETRVTLRTHLLSQAKREWELAFDSMDTPLAVVRADYGVRRANRAYTELAGDRLKEPLSEEGSEQLCHKLLFDRDSPCPGCPLHEALETNRGTRAEIRPRGRIYAMAAYPLTGEGRAVCSYRDITDEREMTRRFIETEKMAAVGQLAGGVAHEINNPLGGILAFAQLMKRDEGRSKEDLESLGLIEESALRCKRIVESLLKFSRHSRTDDRRTFQLNKCAEDSAVLFGAQLKSYPKVRLDLRLEPQLPELFGDPGQLSQVMLNLLQNGLHALPTTGGNLTLETGREEDRCFFRVADTGCGIEERYLARIFEPSFTTKPPGQGTGLGLSIAYRIVEDHGGVFKVDTQMGEGSRFTVYIPIPLQLERSP; encoded by the coding sequence GTGCCACGCGGTCGGCTGTTGCTGGTGGACGACGAGGAATACATCCTGAAGTCCATCCGGCGTGTTCTCCGGCGCGGTGACTGGCAGATCGAGACGGCGTCGGACGCGGAAGAGGGTCTCAAGGCCCTCGAGCGTTTCACGCCCGAAGTGGTCATTTCTGACTTCCGCATGCCGGGCATGAATGGCGTGGAGTTCCTCAGCCGCGTGAAGGCGCAGGTTCCCCGCGCCCAGCGCATCATGCTCACCGGGCAGGCGGATCAACAGGCCATCGAGGAGGCCATCAACCGCTCGGAGATCTTCCGTTTCATCTCCAAGCCGTGGAACGACAGCCACCTGGTGCTCACGGTCAAGAGCGCCTTCGAGCAGTACGCGCTGCAGGCGGAGAACGAGCGGCTGTTGCGCGTGACGCAGCAGCAGAACGAGGAGCTGCGGCGGCTCAACGCGGAGCTGGAGACGCGGGTGACGCTGCGCACGCACCTGCTCAGCCAGGCCAAGCGCGAGTGGGAGCTGGCGTTCGACTCCATGGACACGCCGCTGGCCGTGGTGCGCGCGGACTATGGGGTGCGCCGCGCCAACCGCGCCTACACGGAGCTGGCGGGGGACAGGCTCAAGGAGCCCTTGAGCGAGGAGGGCTCCGAGCAGCTGTGCCACAAGCTGCTGTTCGATCGCGACTCGCCCTGCCCGGGCTGTCCCCTGCACGAGGCGCTGGAGACCAATCGCGGCACGCGCGCGGAGATCCGCCCCCGCGGCCGCATCTACGCCATGGCCGCCTACCCGCTCACGGGCGAGGGGCGCGCGGTGTGCTCCTACCGGGACATCACCGACGAGCGCGAGATGACGCGCCGCTTCATCGAGACGGAGAAGATGGCGGCGGTGGGGCAGCTCGCCGGCGGCGTGGCGCACGAAATCAACAATCCGCTGGGCGGCATCCTCGCCTTCGCGCAGTTGATGAAGCGCGACGAGGGCCGCAGCAAGGAGGACCTCGAGTCGCTGGGCCTCATCGAGGAGAGCGCGCTGCGCTGCAAGCGCATCGTGGAGAGCCTGTTGAAGTTCAGCCGTCACAGCCGCACGGATGATCGGCGCACGTTCCAGCTCAACAAGTGCGCGGAGGACTCGGCGGTGCTCTTCGGGGCCCAGCTCAAGTCCTACCCCAAGGTGCGGCTGGACTTGCGCCTGGAGCCGCAACTGCCCGAGCTGTTCGGAGACCCGGGCCAGCTGTCGCAGGTGATGCTCAACCTGCTGCAGAACGGCCTGCACGCGCTGCCCACCACCGGAGGCAACCTGACGCTGGAGACAGGCAGGGAAGAGGATCGCTGCTTCTTCCGCGTCGCCGACACGGGCTGTGGCATCGAGGAGCGCTACCTCGCGCGCATCTTCGAGCCGTCCTTCACCACCAAACCGCCGGGTCAGGGAACGGGCCTGGGCTTGTCGATCGCCTACCGTATCGTCGAGGACCACGGCGGCGTCTTCAAGGTCGATACCCAGATGGGTGAGGGTTCTCGCTTCACCGTCTACATCCCCATTCCGTTGCAGCTCGAGAGGTCGCCGTGA
- a CDS encoding diguanylate cyclase → MDEQPARQAQLAGALEQDGFSIRLVSAGAEAQRLIDEARLVLLVLGPAGGPARALLQHLMARDDDAQRPSIIALIPAEENAAVVAVLRLGAEVVRTPVDAEELSVRVERCLQERQRMDALLTRVNALERLSITDGLTQVHNHRYFQDRLREEFRRAQRYDDPLSLILLDLDHFKRFNDDHGHQVGDLVLRDVAASLQRSVRETDLLARYGGEEFAILLPRTPLAGALTVAERVWRELGVLHTGPERTLRVTASVGVASFPHHAVGNAEQLVRSADESLYRAKHEGRNRICVHSALASSPERPASP, encoded by the coding sequence GTGGACGAACAGCCCGCTCGGCAAGCACAACTCGCGGGTGCGCTGGAGCAGGACGGTTTCTCCATCCGGTTGGTCTCCGCTGGCGCGGAGGCCCAACGCCTCATCGACGAGGCCCGTCTGGTGCTGCTCGTGCTCGGGCCGGCCGGTGGGCCCGCGCGCGCCCTCCTGCAGCACCTGATGGCCCGGGACGACGACGCGCAGCGTCCGTCCATCATCGCGCTCATCCCCGCGGAGGAGAACGCGGCCGTGGTGGCCGTGTTGCGCCTGGGCGCCGAGGTGGTGCGCACGCCCGTGGACGCCGAGGAGCTGTCGGTCCGGGTGGAGCGCTGCCTCCAGGAGCGGCAGCGGATGGACGCGCTGCTCACGCGCGTGAACGCGCTCGAGCGCCTGTCCATCACCGACGGGCTCACCCAGGTGCACAACCACCGCTACTTCCAGGACCGGCTGCGCGAGGAGTTCCGGCGCGCCCAGCGCTACGACGATCCGCTCTCGCTCATCCTCCTCGACCTGGACCACTTCAAGCGCTTCAACGACGACCATGGCCACCAGGTGGGCGACCTCGTGCTGCGCGACGTGGCGGCCTCGCTCCAGCGCAGCGTGCGCGAGACGGACCTGCTGGCGCGCTACGGCGGCGAGGAGTTCGCCATCCTCCTGCCGCGCACGCCCCTGGCCGGCGCGCTCACCGTGGCCGAGCGCGTCTGGCGGGAGCTGGGCGTGCTGCACACCGGCCCGGAGCGCACCCTGCGCGTCACCGCCTCCGTGGGCGTCGCCTCCTTTCCCCACCACGCCGTGGGCAACGCCGAGCAGCTGGTGCGCTCCGCCGACGAGTCCCTCTACCGCGCCAAGCACGAGGGCCGTAACCGCATCTGCGTCCACTCGGCCCTCGCGTCGTCCCCCGAGCGGCCCGCCTCCCCTTAG
- a CDS encoding glycosyltransferase family 2 protein, with protein sequence MAPSPSISLFFPAWNEEDYVERSVMRALEVLPRLTDDFEIIVVNDASTDRTQEICERLAARIPQFRFITHPVNLKLGGAMRTGLSASTKDIVVYSDIDLPFDLNELERALHLMKYLEADMLCAFRFDRTSEGPKRIVYSFAYNLLIRTLFGVHVKDINFSFKVMHRKVLESVELNSLGSFIDAELVVKAIHQGFRVFQMGVDYFPRTRGISTLSSPTVILKMVRELARLYPETRWPKAAQRPVRLPPTVASLHGPAREKARGHG encoded by the coding sequence GTGGCTCCTTCTCCCAGCATCAGCCTCTTCTTTCCCGCCTGGAACGAGGAGGATTACGTCGAGCGCTCGGTCATGCGCGCCCTGGAAGTGCTTCCGCGGCTGACCGATGATTTCGAAATCATCGTCGTCAACGACGCGTCCACGGACCGGACCCAGGAGATTTGCGAGCGGCTCGCCGCGCGCATTCCCCAGTTCCGCTTCATCACGCACCCGGTCAACCTCAAGCTCGGCGGCGCCATGCGCACCGGCCTGTCCGCGTCCACCAAGGACATCGTGGTGTACTCGGACATCGATCTGCCCTTCGATCTCAACGAGCTGGAGCGGGCGCTGCACCTGATGAAGTACCTCGAGGCGGACATGCTCTGCGCCTTCCGCTTCGATCGCACGAGCGAGGGCCCCAAGCGCATCGTCTACTCGTTCGCCTACAACCTGCTCATCCGCACGCTCTTCGGCGTCCATGTGAAGGACATCAACTTCAGCTTCAAGGTGATGCATCGCAAGGTCCTGGAGTCGGTGGAGCTCAACAGTCTGGGCTCCTTCATCGACGCGGAGCTGGTGGTGAAAGCAATCCACCAGGGCTTCCGGGTATTCCAGATGGGCGTGGATTATTTCCCCCGCACGCGCGGCATCTCCACGCTGTCCTCGCCCACGGTCATCCTGAAGATGGTGCGCGAGCTGGCGCGGCTGTACCCGGAGACGCGCTGGCCCAAGGCGGCCCAACGCCCGGTGCGGCTGCCCCCCACGGTGGCCTCGCTGCACGGCCCGGCGCGCGAGAAGGCGCGCGGCCACGGATAG